A single window of Sulfitobacter sp. JL08 DNA harbors:
- a CDS encoding LysR family transcriptional regulator, translating into MAKPGFQDLPLEWIRAYEVAARLGSFTAAATETGLTQAAISQRIGHLERRLGTRLFVRSARGVSLSVDGEAWLPYVSDALRTLRDSSQDLFGARQGKITITASASVTQLWLAPRLRALPDGMEVSFASMVLQSDFSPKESGVEIRYGLGDWPGRYAVRLFEEALSPVAQIGHQEWQDIPRLGVSGPRAGWQDWARYSGTSATPVPHLRFDSYSGALAAAMAGAGVLLASLPLSDAALKRGAVRRLTDAVLKTEATYWMCADRSAITRRQWEILCRAFCQDQG; encoded by the coding sequence ATGGCTAAACCCGGCTTTCAGGACTTGCCGCTAGAATGGATCCGCGCTTACGAAGTTGCGGCGCGGCTGGGTAGTTTTACGGCGGCCGCAACGGAAACCGGACTGACTCAGGCGGCGATCAGTCAGCGTATCGGGCACCTGGAACGGCGTCTGGGGACGCGATTGTTTGTACGCTCGGCCCGAGGCGTGAGCCTGAGCGTCGATGGTGAAGCGTGGCTGCCTTATGTCAGTGATGCCTTGCGCACGCTGCGCGACAGTTCGCAGGATTTGTTTGGCGCGCGGCAGGGCAAAATCACCATCACGGCAAGCGCTTCTGTCACCCAGCTTTGGCTGGCGCCGCGCTTGCGTGCCCTTCCCGACGGTATGGAGGTTTCTTTTGCCAGCATGGTGTTGCAATCCGATTTCAGCCCAAAGGAGTCAGGCGTTGAAATCCGGTACGGTCTGGGCGATTGGCCGGGGCGATATGCCGTGCGTCTGTTTGAAGAGGCCCTGAGCCCGGTTGCCCAAATAGGGCATCAGGAATGGCAGGATATTCCGCGTCTGGGTGTGTCCGGCCCGCGTGCCGGATGGCAGGACTGGGCGCGATATTCGGGCACGTCTGCAACACCCGTTCCGCATCTGAGATTTGACAGTTATTCCGGCGCACTGGCGGCGGCAATGGCCGGGGCAGGTGTTTTGCTGGCGTCCCTGCCGCTGAGTGACGCCGCATTGAAGAGAGGCGCGGTACGGCGGTTGACGGATGCCGTTCTGAAGACCGAGGCGACATACTGGATGTGCGCGGATCGCTCCGCGATCACCAGGCGGCAATGGGAAATCCTGTGTCGTGCGTTTTGTCAGGATCAGGGTTGA
- a CDS encoding peptidyl-prolyl cis-trans isomerase has translation MAARASLSKTFVWIILALLILGLAGFGATNLSGTIRTVGHVGDKYIDVEDYARSLQQEIRAIEAETGQALPFDQALALGVDRAVLSRLVTARALDNEAAQLGLSIGDENLREQIVQIPAFSGVDGQFDREGYRFLLEQRGMTEARFEESIRDESARTLVQAAIVTGVKMPETFIETLMTYVGQRRSFTWTTLDRNNLETPLASASESQITQHYEQNIDRFTLPETKQITYAMLTPDMILDQVEVDEEALRQLYEERANEYDQPERRLVERLVFATDADASAAMAALEVSGTTFEALVEERGLALADVDLGDVTGQDLGAAGDTVFAAEVGDVVGPAPSPLGPALFRVNGVLPAVNTSFEDARPDLQEELAADRARRVIEAEAQSIDDMLAGGATLEEVAAETDMELGQIDWFDSIGEGIAAYNDFNEAAIALSADDFPQITGLEDGGMFAMRLDAVLPPRPAPLEDVRRDVIADWENNQLLTQLRAQAKAVLPELERGAGFGDVALDAVVETDLIRSAFVPGTPPDFMTQVFDMEIGDVAIVDSEQAVLIVRLDGINPPDDSVEMNALRDGLGQQMDQAVAQDLFQVFARDVQLRANPTIDQRAINAVHANFQ, from the coding sequence ATGGCCGCGCGCGCTAGTCTTTCGAAAACCTTTGTCTGGATCATTCTGGCGCTTCTTATTCTGGGGCTTGCCGGCTTTGGCGCCACGAACCTGTCGGGCACGATCCGCACTGTCGGCCATGTCGGCGATAAATACATCGACGTAGAGGATTACGCGCGAAGCCTGCAACAGGAAATCCGCGCGATCGAAGCAGAGACAGGTCAGGCGCTGCCCTTTGATCAGGCGCTGGCGCTGGGGGTGGATCGGGCGGTGTTGTCGCGCCTTGTCACTGCCCGCGCGCTTGATAACGAAGCGGCGCAACTGGGTCTGTCCATTGGTGACGAAAACCTGCGCGAACAGATCGTCCAAATCCCAGCCTTTTCCGGCGTGGACGGTCAGTTTGACCGCGAAGGCTATCGCTTTTTGCTGGAACAGCGCGGCATGACAGAGGCACGGTTCGAGGAAAGCATTCGCGACGAAAGTGCGCGGACCTTGGTTCAGGCCGCAATCGTTACCGGCGTCAAGATGCCGGAAACCTTTATCGAAACGCTGATGACCTATGTCGGACAACGGCGCAGTTTCACATGGACGACACTGGACCGTAACAATCTGGAAACGCCGCTGGCCTCTGCCTCGGAAAGCCAGATCACGCAGCATTACGAACAGAACATCGACCGGTTCACGCTGCCGGAAACCAAACAGATTACCTACGCAATGCTGACGCCTGACATGATCCTTGATCAGGTCGAAGTTGACGAAGAGGCCCTGCGTCAACTTTATGAAGAGCGTGCAAACGAATACGATCAGCCCGAACGCCGTCTGGTGGAACGTCTGGTGTTTGCCACCGATGCCGATGCCAGCGCGGCCATGGCGGCGTTGGAAGTGTCCGGCACAACATTCGAGGCACTGGTGGAAGAACGCGGTCTGGCCCTGGCCGATGTTGATCTGGGTGATGTTACAGGCCAGGACCTGGGCGCTGCCGGCGACACGGTTTTTGCCGCAGAGGTCGGGGATGTTGTCGGCCCGGCACCCTCGCCGCTTGGTCCGGCACTATTTCGCGTGAACGGCGTATTGCCCGCCGTCAATACCAGCTTTGAAGACGCACGGCCCGACCTTCAGGAAGAACTGGCCGCAGATCGCGCCCGCCGCGTGATCGAAGCCGAGGCGCAATCCATCGACGATATGCTTGCCGGCGGCGCGACACTGGAAGAGGTGGCTGCCGAAACCGATATGGAACTGGGCCAGATCGACTGGTTCGATTCAATCGGCGAAGGCATCGCAGCCTATAATGATTTCAACGAAGCCGCGATTGCGCTGAGCGCCGACGATTTCCCGCAAATCACAGGCCTGGAAGATGGTGGCATGTTCGCCATGCGCCTTGATGCCGTTTTGCCGCCGCGCCCCGCACCCTTGGAAGATGTGCGGCGTGATGTGATCGCCGACTGGGAAAACAACCAGTTGCTGACCCAGTTGCGCGCACAAGCCAAGGCGGTGTTACCTGAATTGGAACGCGGTGCAGGTTTTGGCGACGTGGCGCTGGACGCCGTTGTTGAAACCGATCTGATCCGCAGCGCATTTGTGCCCGGCACGCCACCGGATTTCATGACGCAGGTCTTTGACATGGAGATTGGCGACGTCGCGATTGTCGACAGTGAACAGGCTGTCCTGATCGTGCGCCTAGATGGCATCAACCCGCCCGATGATAGTGTCGAAATGAATGCATTGCGCGATGGCTTGGGGCAGCAGATGGATCAGGCGGTGGCACAGGATCTGTTCCAGGTCTTCGCCCGTGATGTGCAGTTGCGCGCCAACCCCACAATTGACCAAAGGGCGATCAATGCGGTCCACGCCAACTTTCAATAG
- the trpE gene encoding anthranilate synthase component I, protein MALIPSFEAFEAAYASGQNQIVYTRLAADLDTPVSLMLKLTGAQKDAFMLESVTGGEVRGRYSIIGMKPDLVWRCHGTKSELNRTARFDSTAFEAQQGNPMDNLRALIAESRIDLPDDLPQAASGLFGYLGYDMVRLVEHLPHINPDPIGLPDAVMLRPSVVAVLDGVKGEVTVVSPAWVNDGQSARAAYAQAAERVMDAVRDLERAMPTEARDLGEAADAPAPVSNFTQAAYMQAVEKAKDYIAAGDIFQVVPSQRWTQEFTLPPFTLYRSLRRTNPSPFMFYFNFGGFQVIGASPEILVRVFGKQVTIRPIAGTRPRGATPEEDRALEAELLADKKELAEHLMLLDLGRNDTGRVSKIGTVRPTEQFIIERYSHVMHIVSNVVGELADGCDALDAFFAGMPAGTVSGAPKVRAMEIIDELEPEKRGLYGGGVGYFSAGGDMDMCIALRTAVVQDKKLFIQAGGGVVYDSDPEAEYQETVHKSNAIRRAAADASRFTGGNS, encoded by the coding sequence ATGGCGCTGATCCCCAGTTTCGAAGCGTTCGAAGCCGCGTATGCATCCGGCCAGAACCAGATCGTCTACACGCGTCTGGCTGCCGATCTGGATACGCCGGTGTCTTTGATGCTCAAGCTGACGGGCGCCCAGAAAGACGCGTTCATGCTTGAATCCGTCACAGGGGGCGAAGTGCGGGGGCGCTATTCCATCATCGGAATGAAGCCCGATCTGGTGTGGCGCTGTCACGGCACAAAATCCGAACTGAACCGCACCGCACGCTTTGACAGCACAGCGTTCGAGGCCCAGCAGGGCAATCCGATGGACAACCTGCGCGCGCTGATTGCCGAAAGCAGGATCGATCTGCCCGATGATCTGCCACAGGCGGCTTCGGGGCTGTTTGGCTATCTGGGCTATGACATGGTGCGTCTGGTCGAACACCTACCCCATATCAATCCCGACCCGATCGGCCTGCCCGATGCTGTGATGTTGCGCCCTTCGGTGGTGGCCGTTCTGGACGGTGTCAAAGGCGAAGTGACCGTTGTTTCGCCCGCATGGGTCAACGATGGGCAATCCGCTCGCGCCGCCTATGCGCAGGCCGCCGAACGCGTCATGGATGCCGTGCGCGATCTGGAACGTGCCATGCCAACCGAAGCCCGCGATCTGGGTGAAGCCGCAGATGCCCCCGCGCCGGTTTCAAACTTTACCCAAGCCGCGTATATGCAGGCCGTTGAAAAGGCGAAAGACTACATTGCCGCCGGCGATATTTTTCAGGTTGTCCCGTCACAGCGCTGGACACAGGAATTTACCCTGCCGCCCTTTACGCTTTATCGCAGCCTGCGACGCACGAACCCGTCGCCGTTCATGTTCTATTTCAATTTTGGCGGCTTTCAGGTGATCGGGGCCAGCCCCGAAATCCTTGTCCGTGTCTTTGGCAAACAGGTTACAATCCGCCCCATCGCAGGCACCCGTCCGCGCGGTGCCACCCCCGAAGAAGACCGCGCGTTGGAAGCAGAACTGCTGGCTGACAAAAAGGAACTGGCGGAACATTTGATGCTGTTGGATCTGGGCCGAAACGATACGGGGCGCGTTTCAAAAATCGGCACGGTGCGCCCGACAGAACAATTTATCATCGAACGCTACAGTCACGTCATGCACATCGTGTCCAACGTGGTGGGTGAACTGGCCGATGGCTGTGATGCGCTGGACGCGTTTTTTGCCGGAATGCCCGCAGGAACGGTTTCGGGCGCACCCAAGGTGCGTGCGATGGAAATCATAGATGAGCTTGAGCCCGAAAAACGGGGCCTTTATGGCGGTGGCGTTGGCTATTTCAGCGCCGGCGGCGACATGGATATGTGCATCGCTTTGCGCACCGCCGTTGTGCAGGACAAAAAGCTGTTTATTCAAGCCGGGGGCGGCGTGGTTTACGACAGCGATCCCGAGGCCGAATATCAGGAGACAGTGCATAAATCGAACGCGATCCGGCGCGCGGCGGCAGATGCATCACGCTTTACCGGTGGAAACAGCTAG